A genomic window from Pelagicoccus albus includes:
- a CDS encoding PQQ-binding-like beta-propeller repeat protein, whose translation MKLLNLWSHRQFWIGVSLIISLSAKGAPGDMIWEFQTGGAVFASPSLSETGNSFWASRDKSVYALSKDGNLLWSYETGDWVESVPTLSHDESALYFGSWDNHLYALNATTGNLLWKFETGNLIVSSPSLDASGNLYFGSSDGFFYSLDASGNLRWSYLVGDEIDSSAAIGRDGSIYFGCYDGALYSLSSDGELRWRFETDEPEDSEDWRIKSPVTITSDGLILFGGGNGILYALNSSGNLEWSFESDEKIDTGVTIGEDGEIVFGSRNGSLYQLDENGILEWESYVGDIFYSTPLVASAGTSIVGSYLGNQVSGLTALDAEGAVLWEHLVLNYIDSSPLLDSHGQVLFGDYGGTVYAIESGVQSVDTDWTRFGGGPANMSLQAENAALEAWSWGFYLWLSERGLEQYATLPSVDHDQDGLSLGLEYIYGYDTAEGDIGHIPSLTWMADETGEFWQLDFSRLKTDEALVMAWQFSSNYETWTDLEPAETLILDEDILELGSHEAVRLLIPVKSVGALRLKVTNF comes from the coding sequence GTGAAGCTATTAAATCTCTGGTCGCATCGCCAATTTTGGATCGGCGTTTCGTTGATTATCTCGCTTTCTGCGAAGGGTGCTCCTGGTGACATGATTTGGGAGTTTCAGACGGGTGGGGCGGTTTTTGCTTCGCCGAGCCTTTCCGAAACGGGGAACAGCTTTTGGGCCAGCAGGGATAAGAGCGTCTATGCTTTGAGTAAGGATGGGAATCTGTTGTGGTCCTATGAAACAGGAGACTGGGTCGAGTCGGTGCCTACTCTTTCGCATGACGAATCCGCGCTGTATTTTGGATCTTGGGACAACCACCTTTATGCCCTGAATGCGACTACGGGAAACCTACTCTGGAAATTTGAAACAGGGAATTTGATCGTATCTTCACCATCGCTCGATGCCTCTGGAAATCTGTATTTTGGTTCATCCGACGGTTTCTTTTATTCGTTGGATGCGAGTGGAAACTTGCGGTGGAGCTATCTGGTGGGAGACGAGATCGATTCCTCGGCGGCTATTGGAAGAGACGGCTCGATTTATTTTGGATGCTACGACGGCGCTCTCTACTCGCTTAGCTCCGATGGCGAATTGCGGTGGCGTTTTGAAACCGATGAACCGGAAGACTCGGAGGATTGGCGTATCAAATCTCCCGTTACGATTACATCTGATGGTTTGATTCTGTTTGGTGGAGGAAACGGAATTTTATATGCGTTGAATTCGAGTGGTAATTTGGAATGGAGCTTTGAATCGGACGAAAAAATCGATACGGGAGTCACAATTGGCGAGGATGGAGAGATCGTATTTGGATCCAGAAATGGTTCGCTTTATCAACTCGATGAAAACGGGATTTTGGAATGGGAGAGCTATGTGGGCGATATTTTCTATTCCACCCCTCTTGTCGCTTCGGCTGGTACGAGCATAGTGGGCAGCTACTTAGGAAACCAGGTCAGCGGCTTGACTGCATTGGATGCGGAAGGGGCTGTGCTTTGGGAGCATCTGGTTTTAAATTACATCGATAGCTCACCGCTTCTGGATTCCCATGGTCAGGTACTGTTTGGCGACTATGGCGGGACGGTCTATGCGATAGAGTCCGGTGTTCAATCGGTGGATACGGATTGGACTAGGTTTGGGGGAGGCCCGGCTAACATGAGTTTGCAGGCAGAAAATGCCGCATTGGAAGCTTGGTCCTGGGGGTTCTATCTGTGGTTGAGCGAAAGAGGCTTGGAACAGTACGCTACGCTGCCGTCGGTCGATCATGACCAGGATGGGCTCTCTTTAGGCCTCGAGTATATTTATGGATACGATACTGCGGAGGGCGATATCGGCCATATACCGTCCTTAACCTGGATGGCGGATGAGACTGGAGAATTCTGGCAATTGGACTTTTCGCGACTGAAGACCGATGAAGCACTTGTCATGGCATGGCAATTTAGCTCGAACTATGAAACTTGGACCGATCTTGAGCCAGCGGAGACTCTTATTTTGGACGAGGATATCTTGGAGCTGGGAAGCCACGAAGCGGTTCGCCTTTTGATTCCCGTTAAATCCGTGGGTGCTTTGCGTCTGAAAGTGACGAATTTCTAA
- a CDS encoding sensor histidine kinase: MKEEIQAETKVLLPPDRSGLLGVFSLLLVMVSFVGVVVWVSFSVRDEIRSQFMSRDAYVLSLMVENELRKAESEYLLFSFETLSEDQVWASLLESAGANGVFAARLYSVEGSMLKSTIETFDGYEHGKSLALEAFSKNKFVTDLLEDATLDDFGVLNFGDSETFSALAVYLPLRSGMDNTPLGVAAYLLDGRTLEDEFKTLDRRLIRQGATASGVGCLAIILISGFAWSRLLDSKRKLADKSIHLQKANQELAMLARTSALGSVTAHLIHGLKNPLAAVRQVLQAKRQGGVGLDEEDWVDADDAAKRMHQLVQEVVEMLQDASLSSGYDLEEEDLKQELTRRFGPIAETMHIGFEVDCTGRGELESHRASLALLIVSNLVQNALDAVGDGGDVRVSIAFGEVDAVFLVRDNGPGVPEDRRKNLFLPMGSEKSGGTGIGLAISKQLSEQLSARLSYAGSEGQGAVFELVVPLKGKE, encoded by the coding sequence ATGAAAGAAGAAATACAAGCCGAAACGAAGGTTTTGCTGCCGCCCGATAGGTCAGGGTTACTGGGTGTCTTTTCGCTATTGTTGGTGATGGTCTCTTTTGTGGGGGTTGTTGTCTGGGTTTCATTCTCTGTACGAGATGAAATCCGCTCCCAGTTTATGTCGCGAGATGCCTATGTGCTCTCTCTCATGGTGGAAAACGAGCTGCGAAAAGCCGAGAGTGAGTATCTTCTGTTTTCGTTCGAAACGCTTTCGGAGGATCAGGTTTGGGCGAGCTTGCTAGAGTCGGCCGGAGCGAACGGCGTTTTCGCAGCCCGATTGTATTCAGTCGAAGGCTCGATGCTCAAAAGCACAATTGAGACATTTGATGGCTACGAACATGGGAAGAGTTTAGCCCTCGAAGCATTCAGCAAAAACAAGTTTGTCACGGATTTATTGGAGGATGCGACGCTAGATGATTTTGGAGTTTTGAACTTCGGCGATAGCGAGACGTTTTCCGCTCTCGCGGTTTATTTGCCCCTTCGTTCAGGGATGGATAACACTCCGCTCGGTGTGGCGGCCTATCTCTTGGATGGAAGAACTTTAGAAGATGAATTTAAAACCCTGGATCGGAGACTGATCCGACAGGGGGCGACGGCATCTGGGGTAGGGTGCCTCGCCATTATTCTGATTTCGGGATTCGCTTGGTCCCGACTATTGGACAGCAAAAGGAAGCTCGCTGACAAATCGATTCATTTGCAAAAAGCGAATCAGGAGTTGGCCATGTTGGCGCGTACGTCGGCCTTGGGTTCTGTAACTGCACATCTGATACATGGATTGAAGAATCCGCTCGCCGCTGTGAGGCAGGTGCTGCAAGCGAAGCGTCAAGGTGGAGTGGGATTGGATGAGGAAGATTGGGTGGATGCCGATGATGCCGCCAAGCGCATGCATCAGCTTGTGCAGGAGGTAGTCGAGATGCTGCAGGATGCGTCTTTATCAAGTGGATACGACCTAGAAGAGGAAGACCTAAAGCAGGAGTTGACTCGGAGATTCGGACCCATCGCTGAAACGATGCATATTGGCTTTGAAGTCGATTGTACGGGGCGCGGAGAACTTGAATCGCACCGGGCGAGTCTCGCATTGCTAATTGTATCCAATCTTGTGCAAAACGCTCTTGATGCTGTAGGCGACGGTGGCGACGTTCGAGTGTCTATCGCATTTGGCGAGGTTGATGCGGTCTTTCTCGTAAGAGACAACGGACCAGGCGTGCCTGAGGATAGACGTAAGAATCTTTTCCTGCCGATGGGCAGCGAGAAGTCGGGCGGTACAGGAATTGGATTGGCCATTAGTAAACAGTTGTCCGAACAGTTAAGCGCTCGCTTGAGCTATGCAGGAAGCGAGGGGCAAGGCGCGGTGTTTGAGCTCGTGGTCCCATTGAAAGGAAAGGAATAG
- a CDS encoding sigma-54-dependent transcriptional regulator — translation MSGLLSGREILVVEDEVLLRKRLAAFLDSQGAACTAVGTLEEGRNALRDLALDYVLADVNLPDGLGLDLIEEAREQGEIPIVIMTADGGVSVAVEALKRGASDYLAKPFDPQELPLVLARAQSGRRETRLKRHRNSPTQTESSGEGPFFGKSLEAFRQQLDRVLEADRRLTDKLPPVLIEGETGTGKTTVARWLHSHGSRSNKELVVVNCATLPDQVAESELFGHEKGAFTDAKQARIGLFEAADGGTLFLDEIASLTPSLQAKVLTAIEDGSIRRLGSSKEIAVNVRLIAASNRSLKELSEKGEFREDLYHRLNLLAFTIPPLRERREDLERLASHLLTGLSRKYGYQDARFSKACMSWILSYDWPGNVRELLHEIERALVLGDPSDLSFVGLDASANPSVADGGDDWLRPGWSFPDSGFSLDDAIDRLVDKAIDQCEGNVSKAARLLGVARDYIRYRKSKKGGE, via the coding sequence ATGAGCGGTTTGCTGAGTGGTCGTGAAATCTTGGTCGTTGAAGATGAGGTCCTGCTAAGAAAGCGCTTGGCCGCCTTTCTTGATTCGCAGGGCGCTGCTTGTACCGCGGTCGGGACTTTGGAAGAGGGACGGAATGCTCTGCGGGATCTGGCTCTCGATTACGTATTGGCAGATGTGAACTTGCCGGATGGGCTGGGACTCGACCTGATCGAGGAAGCTCGAGAACAAGGCGAGATACCAATTGTGATCATGACCGCGGATGGTGGCGTTTCTGTTGCCGTAGAAGCTCTCAAGCGTGGAGCCAGCGATTATCTGGCCAAACCCTTCGATCCGCAGGAGCTACCTCTTGTCCTTGCTCGGGCTCAGAGTGGACGCAGGGAGACTCGGCTAAAACGCCATCGCAACAGTCCCACGCAGACGGAGAGCTCTGGCGAAGGGCCATTTTTTGGAAAATCCTTGGAGGCCTTTCGACAACAGCTTGATCGGGTTTTGGAGGCGGACCGACGTTTGACTGACAAGTTGCCTCCCGTCCTGATCGAAGGGGAAACAGGGACAGGCAAGACGACGGTCGCTCGCTGGCTTCACAGCCATGGTTCACGAAGCAACAAGGAATTGGTCGTGGTCAATTGCGCCACCTTGCCGGATCAAGTCGCCGAATCTGAGTTGTTTGGCCACGAGAAGGGAGCGTTTACCGATGCGAAGCAGGCGAGAATCGGCCTTTTTGAGGCTGCGGATGGAGGCACTTTGTTCTTGGATGAAATCGCGAGCCTAACACCGAGCCTACAGGCCAAAGTTCTAACCGCTATTGAAGATGGGAGCATTCGGCGATTGGGAAGCAGTAAGGAGATCGCGGTAAATGTTCGCTTGATCGCTGCCTCAAACAGATCCCTTAAAGAGCTTTCCGAAAAAGGCGAATTTCGGGAGGACCTCTACCATCGGCTCAACTTGCTGGCGTTCACGATCCCGCCATTGCGTGAGAGGCGTGAGGATCTGGAGCGTCTTGCCAGTCACTTACTGACGGGCTTGAGCCGCAAATATGGTTATCAGGACGCTCGTTTCTCGAAGGCGTGCATGAGCTGGATTTTAAGCTACGATTGGCCGGGGAATGTGCGGGAGCTTTTGCACGAAATCGAACGGGCGCTCGTGTTGGGCGATCCTAGCGATTTGAGCTTTGTGGGCCTCGACGCCAGTGCCAATCCGAGTGTGGCAGACGGTGGCGATGATTGGCTGCGTCCCGGATGGTCGTTTCCCGACAGCGGCTTTTCCCTAGACGATGCCATTGATCGATTGGTCGATAAGGCGATCGATCAATGCGAAGGAAACGTTTCGAAAGCGGCTCGCTTGTTGGGAGTGGCTCGAGACTACATTCGCTACCGGAAGTCCAAGAAGGGTGGTGAATAA
- a CDS encoding DUF350 domain-containing protein, with protein sequence MESSPKTMSISVFPSRLRSGILDSMDFHFFVASLANLLLSITYTVVSLFCGVYAIKLIDRFLLKKIDMEEELKKNNISVAIFAASLLLFVAIIISFGLRA encoded by the coding sequence ATGGAATCAAGCCCCAAGACGATGTCGATTTCGGTCTTTCCATCGAGGCTACGGAGCGGAATACTAGATTCCATGGATTTCCACTTCTTCGTCGCCTCTCTCGCGAACCTTCTCTTAAGCATCACCTACACAGTCGTTTCACTCTTCTGTGGAGTCTATGCGATCAAGCTAATCGATCGATTTCTGCTCAAGAAAATAGACATGGAGGAGGAACTGAAAAAGAACAACATCTCGGTCGCAATATTCGCGGCGAGCCTGCTGCTCTTCGTCGCGATCATCATCTCCTTCGGCTTGAGAGCCTAG
- a CDS encoding transglutaminase-like cysteine peptidase, which translates to MVATLLKAYLSSQGISSNQYPNTDHELSLKIEESLSPSSPTDSDKIYALPSNAVASSLNGGYRLSELEVTGQLNLSNKDPKQDKGFIFLDSLNQKFMASKLGLDHKHHFLNSFLVDYHPFEVKEFWMPHQVLSMRLKYQLDKEQFAGFQEIWLSSYESYRIGRGDCEDHSIALADWLIGMGEDARVVVGTHKGQGHAWVVVIRPKGTFLLESTSKKKRRLWSNYPLASLAQGYVPEAMFDRDYYWISDQSGDPSDYSGPQWLKTGRIHR; encoded by the coding sequence GTGGTCGCTACCCTGCTGAAGGCTTACCTTTCTTCGCAGGGCATTTCAAGTAACCAATATCCAAATACAGACCACGAGCTTTCACTCAAAATAGAAGAGAGCCTTTCCCCCAGTAGCCCCACCGACTCCGACAAGATCTACGCCCTACCGAGCAATGCCGTCGCCAGTTCACTGAACGGAGGATACCGCTTGAGTGAGCTGGAAGTCACCGGGCAGCTGAATCTGTCGAACAAGGATCCGAAGCAAGACAAAGGCTTTATCTTTTTGGATTCGCTGAATCAGAAATTTATGGCTTCCAAACTGGGCTTGGATCACAAACACCATTTCCTGAACAGCTTCCTAGTAGACTACCATCCCTTCGAAGTTAAAGAATTCTGGATGCCACACCAGGTACTTAGCATGCGGCTCAAGTATCAGCTCGACAAAGAGCAATTCGCCGGATTCCAGGAAATATGGCTAAGCTCCTATGAGAGCTATCGCATCGGCCGTGGCGATTGCGAGGACCACTCAATCGCCTTGGCCGACTGGCTTATCGGCATGGGTGAAGACGCCAGAGTAGTGGTCGGTACCCACAAGGGCCAAGGGCATGCCTGGGTCGTTGTCATTCGCCCCAAAGGGACCTTTCTACTGGAATCTACGAGTAAGAAAAAACGCCGACTCTGGAGCAATTATCCGCTAGCTTCACTCGCCCAAGGGTACGTACCCGAAGCGATGTTTGATCGCGACTATTACTGGATCTCAGACCAAAGCGGAGATCCGAGCGACTATTCTGGTCCACAGTGGCTGAAAACAGGCCGCATTCATCGCTAG
- a CDS encoding response regulator, whose product MPFNQSTSEGHIQVAFAEPIPDRVLEPSHNPRLLSAAIFALLAICCFKLSAEENLIRIGVAESYAPLSDSSTGKPQGYLVDLIELLDAQVDEAIELDDDDWQSLEQKLANREIDALFGLYYSKERAERYSFGPEIFLNRVHFYFRRSAKIRAISEAQGAKVAVAGPDSYLRKFAEDRFPEIEWVVSRDLPEALDLMRKDPSVIGVFEEDALVSYSQNGIRDLNLVKTGAPFIERSLRPVSLRDQPGITRKISRGLDAIDPYAKIRLQATWLGDIETSRSNAAPMLRLTKSEQEFIEGLKNVTVASDSDAPPISSIASDGTHKGILHDVLDLIEDRTGFVFDRIIIKDRDDMLDSLADGRAMLRAGTREEDKSSIGYLSIPLVLVTSDSEATRFNLSAFGGEEVSIAENNPYFAKFSDQYPQITFISVDSDRSGLEDLTHGRVAAHIGDYATCTRLLQASYASELQIVDTLAESLNLSLISSDFAEASQLLEIVNKAIASISEAEASAIYDNWVTAKVQEVVDFTAWWKPISAVAICLLLALLWRLSTLRLRRVLVQSTERLLLAKKAGAGGQFEWFPREERVTYSPEFFEVLGYQPGDLEHNEQTVVNLTHPSDLRRSYYRQVRCTREGKEYEHKMRMQRCDGTWAWIMMRGVPTHFYKDGSVKRYIGVQMDVTDLQKALESQREQQEIARKASKAKSEFLANMSHEIRTPMNAILGFSRLLKRDKTLDGRQMEYVQLINTSSEHLLSLLDSILDMSKIESRHLSLLQSQVNLPHLLNEAAGIFQARCEEKGVHFESSLAENLPSRILGDSTKLRQIIFNLLVNAVKFTDSGTISFKSWVDDGQLFIEVADEGCGIAPDELSKLFVAFQQGKAGQKQSSGTGLGLAISREFSRLMGGDIVASSILDVGSTFTVNIPYEAIEASPDDSDSVTIEIPYQSAAAKRLLIVDDKVSNLQYLERFLGEYGFEIRLASDGNSAIAQWKLYSPDLIILDIRMPIMDGYQVVEKIRKDTIFTQPKILALTASAFDQQRDRILNLGADKFMTKPFDENSLLKTIAALLDLPTTQTITEPSFEKHSSVNTKSFELTLTKRQKEELIAACHGGYLEKIDSIIKELQNDQPSASAELFAIARNFDYERIAKIAEDAELQHPTLN is encoded by the coding sequence TTGCCATTCAACCAATCAACCAGCGAAGGCCATATCCAGGTCGCTTTCGCGGAACCCATCCCGGATCGAGTGCTTGAACCAAGTCACAACCCACGCCTCTTGAGCGCGGCGATTTTCGCCTTGCTGGCGATCTGCTGTTTCAAGCTTAGCGCCGAGGAGAATCTGATTCGGATCGGGGTAGCAGAGAGCTACGCACCGCTAAGCGACAGCTCTACGGGCAAGCCGCAAGGATATCTGGTCGACTTGATCGAGCTTCTGGATGCTCAGGTGGACGAGGCTATCGAGCTCGACGACGACGACTGGCAATCGCTCGAGCAAAAGCTGGCAAACCGTGAGATCGACGCCCTTTTCGGCCTGTACTACAGCAAAGAGAGAGCCGAAAGATACAGTTTCGGACCAGAGATCTTTCTGAACCGAGTGCATTTTTATTTCAGGCGCTCCGCAAAGATCCGCGCCATTTCAGAGGCTCAAGGAGCAAAGGTCGCGGTGGCAGGGCCCGATTCCTATTTGAGGAAATTCGCAGAAGATCGCTTTCCTGAAATCGAGTGGGTCGTCAGTCGCGACTTGCCCGAAGCCCTCGATTTGATGCGGAAGGACCCCAGCGTGATCGGAGTCTTCGAAGAGGATGCTTTGGTCAGCTACTCTCAAAACGGGATCCGTGACTTAAACTTGGTAAAAACCGGAGCTCCCTTCATCGAGCGCAGTCTCCGGCCCGTGTCACTGCGAGACCAACCGGGGATAACGCGAAAGATAAGTCGCGGCCTAGATGCTATCGATCCCTACGCCAAAATAAGGCTGCAAGCGACCTGGCTGGGAGACATCGAAACAAGCCGATCAAATGCCGCCCCTATGCTGCGGCTGACTAAGTCCGAGCAAGAATTCATAGAGGGGCTGAAAAACGTGACCGTCGCATCTGATTCGGATGCTCCGCCCATTTCCTCAATTGCCAGTGACGGCACGCACAAGGGGATTCTTCACGATGTACTGGACCTAATAGAGGACCGAACCGGCTTCGTGTTCGACCGTATCATCATCAAGGATCGCGACGACATGTTGGACTCGCTTGCCGACGGACGAGCCATGTTGCGAGCCGGTACCCGAGAGGAGGACAAGAGTTCCATTGGCTACTTGAGCATTCCTCTGGTCTTGGTGACCAGCGATTCGGAGGCGACTCGTTTCAACCTGTCCGCCTTTGGAGGAGAAGAGGTGAGCATTGCCGAAAACAATCCCTACTTCGCCAAATTCTCAGACCAGTACCCGCAGATCACTTTCATTTCGGTAGATTCCGACAGGTCAGGCCTGGAAGACCTTACCCACGGAAGAGTCGCTGCCCACATCGGCGACTACGCCACCTGCACCCGTCTTTTGCAGGCAAGCTACGCCTCCGAACTGCAAATCGTGGACACTCTGGCTGAGTCGTTAAATCTTAGCCTAATCAGTTCGGATTTCGCGGAAGCATCCCAGCTCCTTGAGATAGTAAACAAGGCGATCGCCTCGATCAGCGAAGCGGAAGCCTCAGCGATCTACGACAATTGGGTAACTGCCAAAGTCCAAGAAGTGGTCGACTTCACGGCCTGGTGGAAACCGATCTCCGCTGTCGCAATCTGCCTTCTATTAGCGCTTCTGTGGAGGCTCAGCACCCTGCGGCTAAGGCGAGTCCTCGTTCAATCAACCGAAAGGCTTCTGCTGGCAAAAAAGGCCGGTGCGGGCGGTCAGTTCGAATGGTTTCCGCGCGAAGAACGCGTCACCTACAGTCCGGAGTTCTTCGAGGTGCTCGGATACCAGCCGGGCGATTTGGAGCATAACGAGCAGACAGTCGTAAACCTGACTCATCCCTCGGACTTGCGGCGATCCTACTACCGACAGGTACGTTGCACCCGAGAAGGCAAAGAATACGAGCACAAGATGCGCATGCAGCGATGCGATGGTACCTGGGCCTGGATAATGATGCGCGGAGTGCCGACCCATTTCTACAAGGACGGTTCGGTCAAGCGGTACATCGGGGTCCAAATGGACGTGACCGACCTTCAAAAGGCCTTGGAAAGCCAACGCGAGCAACAGGAGATCGCTCGCAAGGCAAGCAAGGCCAAGAGCGAGTTCCTCGCCAACATGTCCCACGAAATCCGGACTCCTATGAACGCGATTCTGGGATTCTCTCGGCTGCTGAAGCGCGACAAGACTCTCGATGGGCGCCAAATGGAATACGTCCAACTTATCAATACGAGCAGCGAACATTTGCTTAGCCTGCTGGATTCGATCCTAGACATGTCGAAAATCGAATCCCGCCACCTATCCCTCCTTCAGTCGCAGGTTAATCTGCCCCATCTATTGAATGAGGCAGCTGGCATTTTTCAGGCTCGCTGCGAAGAAAAGGGCGTCCACTTCGAATCATCCCTAGCGGAGAATTTGCCGTCTCGCATATTGGGAGACAGTACAAAGCTCCGCCAAATCATCTTCAACCTTTTGGTGAACGCGGTTAAATTCACCGACTCCGGCACGATATCCTTCAAATCTTGGGTAGACGACGGGCAGTTGTTCATCGAAGTAGCAGACGAAGGCTGCGGAATAGCTCCCGACGAGCTTTCGAAGCTCTTTGTGGCTTTCCAACAGGGCAAGGCTGGGCAAAAGCAAAGCAGCGGCACGGGTCTAGGTCTCGCCATCAGTCGAGAATTCAGCCGTTTGATGGGGGGAGACATAGTCGCAAGCTCGATACTGGACGTGGGCTCAACCTTCACGGTCAACATCCCATACGAGGCGATTGAAGCTTCACCCGACGATAGCGATTCTGTCACCATCGAGATCCCTTACCAATCTGCCGCAGCCAAGAGACTGCTCATCGTCGACGACAAGGTTTCAAACCTCCAATACTTGGAAAGATTCTTGGGCGAGTATGGTTTCGAAATCAGACTGGCATCCGATGGGAACTCCGCCATTGCCCAATGGAAGCTGTATTCGCCGGACTTGATCATTCTCGATATCCGTATGCCGATCATGGACGGATATCAAGTCGTGGAAAAGATCCGCAAAGACACGATATTCACCCAACCCAAGATCCTCGCTCTTACTGCCAGCGCCTTCGATCAGCAACGAGACCGAATTCTAAATCTAGGGGCTGACAAGTTCATGACCAAGCCGTTTGACGAAAACAGCCTACTCAAAACAATCGCCGCGCTGCTGGACCTTCCCACCACGCAAACGATAACCGAGCCATCCTTCGAAAAGCACTCCTCCGTAAACACCAAGAGTTTCGAGCTCACGTTAACTAAACGTCAAAAGGAAGAACTCATCGCCGCCTGCCATGGCGGCTATCTCGAAAAGATCGACTCCATCATAAAAGAGCTTCAAAACGATCAGCCCTCAGCCTCCGCGGAACTTTTCGCCATCGCTCGCAACTTTGATTACGAGCGGATCGCTAAAATCGCCGAGGACGCGGAACTCCAACACCCAACTCTTAATTAG
- a CDS encoding ATP-binding protein yields MHSILYIDDEPHSLNSFRLSFEDEFQVFTAANTSEGYQILKENDIQLVVTDQRMPVENGTDFLNRIRKDFPGTVRTILTGYSDIEAILDAINECHIYYYFKKPWKEEELKLAFRNAIEASNLTSENQKLIASLKRALVELERKSDQLEEQLRDREGLVQSLQRTSEAKSNFLSVMSHELRTPLNPIIGLSDMVSRVVEDSETRSHIELINRSGKDLLAMINSIMEFVQHGSLRNHEVCAPIDLSILIHDSVTLARTTLEEGQEVEIKGKVMLDGEITNDELVVMSHADALRQIVQNLVANACKFTDKGSIEISANLAPTSDGDTELKLSVKDTGIGIDKKDTDAIFEAFAQVDQSLSRNYYGLGLGLAICKQISESVHGKLSVESEPGKGSSFSFSLPIPREAQFSFPAHQRAETDSPLVGKSCLIIERDPHHLAYIKATIKRLGGSSKVGRNHQDAVDALRRQEFDLIIIDVSPSGRDNEAILSEVEAIRLDQRPIVVFVGNSPPSPGPNLQLLGVAAFLQKPLKLGELTQVLNASR; encoded by the coding sequence ATGCATTCGATTCTATACATCGATGACGAACCCCATAGTCTCAACTCGTTCAGGCTTAGCTTCGAGGACGAATTCCAAGTATTCACCGCTGCGAACACCTCTGAAGGCTATCAGATCCTAAAGGAGAACGATATACAGCTAGTGGTAACCGACCAGCGAATGCCAGTAGAGAACGGGACCGATTTCCTGAATCGTATTCGCAAGGACTTTCCGGGGACGGTACGTACCATACTCACTGGATACAGCGATATAGAAGCCATTCTGGATGCCATCAACGAGTGCCACATCTATTACTATTTCAAAAAGCCTTGGAAAGAAGAAGAGCTGAAATTGGCTTTTCGTAATGCCATCGAAGCCTCGAACCTGACGTCGGAAAACCAGAAGCTAATCGCGAGCCTCAAGAGAGCCCTTGTCGAACTGGAGCGTAAAAGCGATCAGCTAGAAGAACAGCTGCGCGATCGGGAAGGTCTCGTTCAGTCACTGCAGCGGACAAGCGAAGCAAAATCCAACTTCCTTTCAGTGATGAGCCATGAGCTCCGTACGCCGCTAAACCCGATTATCGGGCTGTCCGACATGGTCTCCCGAGTCGTGGAAGATTCCGAGACTCGCTCCCACATTGAGCTGATCAATCGCAGCGGAAAAGATCTCTTGGCTATGATCAACAGCATCATGGAATTCGTGCAGCACGGATCTCTTAGAAATCATGAAGTCTGCGCCCCAATTGATCTTTCCATACTCATTCATGACAGTGTGACGCTAGCCCGAACCACTCTCGAGGAAGGCCAGGAAGTGGAGATCAAAGGAAAGGTGATGCTGGACGGCGAGATCACGAATGACGAACTTGTGGTGATGAGCCATGCCGACGCTCTACGCCAAATTGTTCAAAACCTCGTGGCCAACGCATGTAAATTCACGGACAAAGGCTCGATAGAGATTTCCGCAAATCTCGCACCCACTTCCGACGGCGATACAGAGCTAAAGCTTTCGGTAAAGGACACAGGAATCGGTATCGATAAAAAGGATACCGACGCAATTTTCGAGGCGTTTGCGCAAGTGGATCAATCCTTGTCCCGAAACTACTACGGTCTCGGCTTGGGCTTGGCTATCTGCAAGCAAATCTCCGAAAGCGTGCACGGAAAACTATCCGTCGAGAGTGAACCGGGTAAAGGTAGCTCCTTTAGTTTCTCACTTCCAATTCCTCGGGAGGCTCAATTCTCTTTTCCAGCTCATCAGAGGGCCGAAACCGATTCGCCACTGGTGGGGAAAAGCTGCCTAATCATCGAAAGAGATCCGCACCATCTGGCATACATAAAAGCGACCATTAAACGCTTGGGAGGATCCTCCAAAGTTGGCCGCAACCACCAAGACGCTGTCGACGCTTTGCGGCGACAAGAGTTTGATCTGATCATCATCGATGTTTCCCCTTCCGGCAGAGACAACGAAGCGATTCTCTCAGAGGTAGAGGCTATCAGGTTAGATCAAAGGCCAATTGTAGTCTTCGTGGGCAATAGTCCTCCATCTCCCGGACCTAATTTGCAATTACTCGGAGTCGCCGCGTTCCTGCAAAAGCCCTTGAAGCTCGGTGAGCTTACTCAGGTTTTAAACGCTTCACGCTAA